A segment of the Aromatoleum aromaticum EbN1 genome:
CTCGATCGCGTGCCACGCGATCAGCGCCACGACGAACAGCATGAACAGTCCGTTGAGCATCCCCGCGAGCGTCTCGACGCGGCGCAGCCCGTACGTATGGCGGGCGCTGGAGGGACGGCGCGCCAATATGCTCGCCGCGGTCGCCAGTGCCAGGGCGAGGCTGTCGGTGAGCATGTGTCCGGCATCGCCGAGCAGCGCCAGCGAACCTGACCACCAGCCTGCCATGGCCTCGACTGCCGCGAAGCCCAGAGTCATCGCGAGCGCCCACGGCAAGGCGTGGTTGGAGCGCCCGTCGGTATGGACGGGTTTGCCGTGCCCGTGATGCGCGTGATCGTGGATCGCCGTCATCCTGTTCGTGGTTGTCGGAAGGTGCCCCCGCATTCCCCTGCAGGGATGCCTAGAATGACTATGTTTCGGGCCCGATTCCCGCCATGGCGACGGGGGGCAGGCGCACATGATCGTCCGGACGCGAGCGTTCGGGCGGCTCAACCGGAGTCGAAGTATGCGCATTGTTTCGTGGAACATTCAATGGGGCCGCGGCGCGGACGGGCGCGTCGACCTGGAACGGACTGTTGCGGCGATCCATGACATCGGCGATGCGGAAGTGATCTGCCTGCAGGAAGTGGCGCAGAATTTCCCCGGCCTCGAAGGCGGTGACTGCGAAGACGAAGTCGCGATCCTGGCTGCGGCCTTTCCCGGCCATGAAGCGATGTATGGGGCCGGTATCGATGTGCCCGACGGTGCCGGCGGGCGGGCGCGTTTCGGCAACCTGATGCTGTCGCGCCTGGAGGTCGGCCCGGTATTCCGGCATCTGCTTCCGTGTCCCGCCGACCCGGGACAGGCCGCGATGCAGCGCTGCTGCGTCGAGGCCGTACTGCAGGCGCCATGGGGGCCGGTCCGCGTTCTGACGACGCATCTCGAATACTATTCCGCGCGACAGCGCGCAGCGCAGGTGGCGATGTTGCGGGCGCTGCAGAAGGAGGTTGCCGGACAGGTCGCCGCCGGCCCTGCCGGGCGGGAAGCCAGCCCGGCCTTTGCGGCAGGGCGCCGACCGGTGACCGCAGTCGCCTGCGGGGACTTCAATTGTGAGCCGGGATCGGGCGCCTATACGCTGATGTCGGCGGATATCGCGTTACACGTGCCGCCGTGGCGGGACGCCTGGCGCGTCAAGCATCGCAGCCGCGCACATGACCCGACGGTCGGCCTTCACGGTGCCGAGTGGCCCGGGCGGACCTATTGTTGCGATTACGCGTGGGTTTCGGACGATCTCGCCGCCCGTGTCGCGCAAGTCGAAGTGTACGCCGCGACTCCGGCGTCCGACCATCAGCCGCTGGTGCTCGAGTTGAACGATGGATGACGTTCTTCAGCCTGCCGGCGCGGCCGGCAGGACAACGAGGTCGCGATACGCGTGCCAGCTCGCGTGGCCGACGATCGGCATCAGCACCACCAGTCCGAGATGGAAAGTCATGAATCCGATCACCGTGAGGCCGGCGATCATGAAAGCCCATACGATCATCGCGCCCGGGTTGCGCATCAACGCCCCGACGCTCGTCAACATCGACGAAATCGCGTCCTGGTTGCGGTCGAGCATCAACGGCACGGAAATCACGCTGACGGCGAACACGATCGTCGCAAAGATCAGGCCGACGCCGAAATACACGAGCAGGAACTCGAGGTTGTCGAGGGCCAGCAACTGCGCCAGAAAGCCTGTCAGGTTCGGCATCTCGTTGGTGTAGAACAGCGCGAACACGACCATTGATGCGCGGGCCCAGACGAGGAACACGATGCCCAGCACGACGGCGAAAATGCCGATGTTGCCGGCGTTGCGCTTCCACACCGTCAGAGTCGGAAGGAGGGCGCAGGTCGCGCCTTGCTCGCGCCGCCGGCTGATCTCGTAGAGGCCCATCGCGAGAAACGGCCCGAGCAGGAGAAAGCCCGACGTGAGCGCGACCGTGTAGGCGTAAGCGTGCTCGAAAACCATCGTGACGAGCAATCCCATCGCGGCAAAGCAGAATCCGTAAAACAGGCTCGGTATCGGGCAGGCACGGAAATCCGCCCAGCCGCTCCTGATCCAGTGCAGCGGCGCACCCGCCCCGACGTCCCGGACAACGGGAAACACCCACTCCTCGGTTCCCAGCTTGACATCCTCCGGCTGCGACATCTCTCTCTCCTGTTGTGGACTTTGTTGTCGATGCAGCGCACGGATTGCCTCTTTGTCTTGTTGTCAGCGGCGGGTGAGGAAGCTCCGTATGGCATTGCCCACTGCATCGGGGGCCTCCGCCAGCATTGCGTGCCCGGCACGAGGAATGGATATCATACGTGCGCCGTCCGCTACCCCGGCAAGCGCTTCATGCAGGGGTTTGACTGCGCGCCTCGGAGTCATCTGGTCGCGATCGGCGCAGAGCAGCAGCGTCGGGCAGCGGACCGCCGCCGCAGCTGCGAGACCGTTTTCGTAGGCGTTGCAGGCGCCGAGGTCGATGGCCAGCACGCTGTCGCCCTGTCGTTCCATGAGGCGGCGATTCAGCCCCATGAGCGAGATTCCCGGCACGGCGCTCGCCCCGAGCTGCGACGCGAAAGTGTAGGACCACTGGTTGATCATCGCATGGGCCACGGCCCGGTCATCGTGCGCCGCGGACAGCAGCGGTGCGGCCACCGGCATCGGCGCGACGCTTCCGAGCAGAATCAGCTGCGTGATGCGGTCGGGGAACTGTGCCGCCGCCTGCAGCGCGACGAGCGATCCCATGCTGTGACCGGCGATGGCGGCACGCCGGACGCCGGCCGCATCGAGCAGCGTCGCGAGCCAGTCTGCGAGCGCTTCGATCGACGCGAGCGGGGCGCCGCCCGAGCGGCCATGTCCGGGAAGATCCGGGGCGAGCACCGAAAAGCCGTGGCGCGCGAGGTGGCGCGCCTGGAAGTTCCACACGCTGTGATCGTGAGCGGCGCCATGCAGCAGCACGACGACCGGCTGCGCGGGCGCGAAACTCTGCCCGCCGGTGTAGATGAAGACCGGGAGCCCGGATACCGTCAGCTGCACCGCGCTACCCTCACGCCAGTCGGCCGGCGGCATACAGTCCGCGGTCCAGGTCTTCGATCAGGTTGTCGACGTGCTCGAGCCCCACCGACAGTCGCAGCGTGCCTTCGCCGATCCCGGCGGCAGCGAGTCCGCAGGCGGACAGGCGGGAATGGGTCGTGCTCGCCGGGTGGCTGACGAGCGACTTCGCCTCGCCGATGTTCGCCAGGTGCGAGAACACTTTCAGGCTCTCGATGAAGGCGCGCGCGGCTTCTCGCCCGCCGGTCAGTTCGAAGGACAGGATCGCTCCCGCGCCATCCGGCAGCAGGCGGCTCGCCAGTTCGTGATCGGGATGGGTCGCGAGCCCGGGATACGCGACGCGTGCGACGAGCGCTTGACGGGCAAGGTGGGCGGCCACGGCACGCGTGTTCGCGACGTGCGCCCGCATCCGCAGCGGCAGCGTTTCGATGCCTTGGAGGATCTGGAATGCGTTCATCGGCGAGAGACAGGCGCCGAAGTCCGGCAGCGCTTCGCACCGCGCGCGCAGCAGGAAAGCCGCGACTGGAGACTCCTCGCCGAAATCCATGCCGAGAAAGCCGTCGTACGGCTCGGTCAGCGTCGGGAAGAGGCCCGACTGCTCCCAGTCGAACTGCCCGCCATCGACCAGCAGGCCGCCGACGGCGACGCCGTGGCCGCCGAGAAACTCGGTGGCCGAATGCAGGACCAGGTCTGCGCCGAGCGACAACGGGCGCTGCAGGCAGGGTGTGGCCAGGGTCGCATCGACGAGCAGCGGGACGTGCCGGGCATGGGCGATTGTGGCGACGGCGGGAATGTCGAGCACCTCGAGCCCGGGATTGCCGAGCGCCTCGCCGAACAGCAGACGGGTTTCGGGCCTGATCGCGTCGCGCCATTCGTCCGGACGGCGCGGATCGACGAAAGTCGTCCGGATACCGAAGCGCGGCAGCGTGTGGGCCAGCAGATTGCGCGCTGCACCGCCTAGCGCACGCGACGCGACGATATGATGGCCGGCGCCCATCAGTGTCGCGATCGCGACATGCAGCGCAGCCTGGCCGCTCGCCAGCGCAATCGCCCCGATTCCCCCTTCCAGCGCCGAGACGCGCTCCTCGAGGACTGCGTTGGTCGGGTTCGAGACGCGCGTATCGACGTGTCCCGGGCGTTCATGGTTGAACAGCGCCGCAGCGTGCTCGGCATCCGGAAAGACGTAGCCGGCGGTGAAATAGATCGGTGTCGCCCGGGCGCCGAAGGCCGGATCAGGGGACTGCCCTGCATGCAGGGCGAGCGTCTCGGGAGCAGGAGGTCCGTACTGGGTCATTGGCGGCCGGAATCCCCGTCATCCGGCTTCAGGCCCGCTCGTCGGGTTCGAGCATGCGTTCGACGACGGCGATCCTGTCTTTCAGTGCGAGCTTGCGCTTCTTGAGGCGGCGCAACAGTAATTCGTCTTCCTGTGGCGAAGCATCGAGGTGGCTGATCGCCTCGTCGAGGTCACGATGCTCGGCCCTGAGTTCGGCCAGCCTCACCTGCAGGCTGGTAACGTCGTCGAATGCTTCCTCGCTCATCGTATACCTGTTCAATTTAGTGGGATTGCATGCCGTCCGTAGGGCGGGGCCGGTAACGCTGGATGGTATGCCGCAGAACGGGCAATGACAACTCCGGCCGGGCTTTTTGAAGCGGGCTACTGCACGGGCGGCAAGGGATGCGGGATCGGTCGGTTGCCTCGTTCCGCCATTCGTGTCAGGCTCCGCGTCCGAACTGCGTCCGCCCCGTTCGCCGCTCTCCGCCACTGCCCGAGCCGTTCCAGAATGATCTCCCGA
Coding sequences within it:
- a CDS encoding O-acetylhomoserine aminocarboxypropyltransferase, yielding MTQYGPPAPETLALHAGQSPDPAFGARATPIYFTAGYVFPDAEHAAALFNHERPGHVDTRVSNPTNAVLEERVSALEGGIGAIALASGQAALHVAIATLMGAGHHIVASRALGGAARNLLAHTLPRFGIRTTFVDPRRPDEWRDAIRPETRLLFGEALGNPGLEVLDIPAVATIAHARHVPLLVDATLATPCLQRPLSLGADLVLHSATEFLGGHGVAVGGLLVDGGQFDWEQSGLFPTLTEPYDGFLGMDFGEESPVAAFLLRARCEALPDFGACLSPMNAFQILQGIETLPLRMRAHVANTRAVAAHLARQALVARVAYPGLATHPDHELASRLLPDGAGAILSFELTGGREAARAFIESLKVFSHLANIGEAKSLVSHPASTTHSRLSACGLAAAGIGEGTLRLSVGLEHVDNLIEDLDRGLYAAGRLA
- a CDS encoding DUF465 domain-containing protein — its product is MSEEAFDDVTSLQVRLAELRAEHRDLDEAISHLDASPQEDELLLRRLKKRKLALKDRIAVVERMLEPDERA
- a CDS encoding alpha/beta fold hydrolase, which gives rise to MPPADWREGSAVQLTVSGLPVFIYTGGQSFAPAQPVVVLLHGAAHDHSVWNFQARHLARHGFSVLAPDLPGHGRSGGAPLASIEALADWLATLLDAAGVRRAAIAGHSMGSLVALQAAAQFPDRITQLILLGSVAPMPVAAPLLSAAHDDRAVAHAMINQWSYTFASQLGASAVPGISLMGLNRRLMERQGDSVLAIDLGACNAYENGLAAAAAVRCPTLLLCADRDQMTPRRAVKPLHEALAGVADGARMISIPRAGHAMLAEAPDAVGNAIRSFLTRR
- a CDS encoding DUF2189 domain-containing protein, yielding MSQPEDVKLGTEEWVFPVVRDVGAGAPLHWIRSGWADFRACPIPSLFYGFCFAAMGLLVTMVFEHAYAYTVALTSGFLLLGPFLAMGLYEISRRREQGATCALLPTLTVWKRNAGNIGIFAVVLGIVFLVWARASMVVFALFYTNEMPNLTGFLAQLLALDNLEFLLVYFGVGLIFATIVFAVSVISVPLMLDRNQDAISSMLTSVGALMRNPGAMIVWAFMIAGLTVIGFMTFHLGLVVLMPIVGHASWHAYRDLVVLPAAPAG
- a CDS encoding endonuclease/exonuclease/phosphatase family protein, which produces MRIVSWNIQWGRGADGRVDLERTVAAIHDIGDAEVICLQEVAQNFPGLEGGDCEDEVAILAAAFPGHEAMYGAGIDVPDGAGGRARFGNLMLSRLEVGPVFRHLLPCPADPGQAAMQRCCVEAVLQAPWGPVRVLTTHLEYYSARQRAAQVAMLRALQKEVAGQVAAGPAGREASPAFAAGRRPVTAVACGDFNCEPGSGAYTLMSADIALHVPPWRDAWRVKHRSRAHDPTVGLHGAEWPGRTYCCDYAWVSDDLAARVAQVEVYAATPASDHQPLVLELNDG